In Sciurus carolinensis chromosome 17, mSciCar1.2, whole genome shotgun sequence, one genomic interval encodes:
- the LOC124968219 gene encoding zinc finger protein 670-like has protein sequence MGQEAATFDDVAVNSTLEEWALLDPSQKKLYKAVMLETFGHLASAGKIQKDQNTEDEYENLRRNLRSQVLERLWEHKKDSGVWQNFQPDSRPCCEQ, from the exons ATGGGGCAA GAGGCAGCGACCTTTGATGACGTAGCCGTGAACTCCACCTTGGAGGAGTGGGCTTTGCTGGATCCCTCTCAGAAGAAACTCTACAAAGCTGTGATGTTGGAAACCTTCGGACACCTGGCCTCTGCAG gaaaaatacagaaagaccAAAACACTGAAGATGAATACGAAAATCTGAGGAGAAATCTAAG AAGTCAAGTTTTAGAGAGACTCTGGGAACATAAAAAAGATAGCGGAGTTTGGCAAAATTTTCAGCCAGATTCCAGACCATGTTGTGAACAATAA
- the LOC124969078 gene encoding PEST proteolytic signal-containing nuclear protein-like, whose protein sequence is MAVGKAGEEKPENPQRAGAAGGPEEEAEKPVKTKTVSSSNGGESSSRSAEKRSAEEEAADLPTKPTKISKFGFAIGSQTTKKASAISIKLGSSKPKETVPTLAPKTLSVAAAFNEDEDSEPEEMPPEAKMRMKNIGRDTPTSAGPNSFNKGKHGFSDNQKLWERNIKSHLGNVHDQDN, encoded by the coding sequence ATGGCGGTCGGGAAGGCGGGAGAGGAGAAGCCTGAAAATCCGCAGCGAGCTGGAGCCGCCGGAGGACCtgaagaagaagcagaaaaacCTGTGAAAACTAAGACTGTTTCTTCCAGTAATGGAGGGGAAAGTTCCAGTCGCAGCGCTGAGAAACGATCAGCTGAAGAAGAAGCTGCAGACCTCCCAACAAAGCCTACAAAGATCTCCAAGTTTGGATTTGCCATAGGTAGTCAGACAACAAAGAAAGCATCAGCCATATCCATCAAACTTGGATCAAGTAAGCCTAAAGAAACTGTTCCAACTCTTGCTCCAAAAACCCTTTCAGTAGCAGCAGCTTTTAATGAAGATGAAGATAGTGAACCAGAGGAAATGCCTCCAGAAGCAAAGATGAGGATGAAGAATATTGGGAGGGATACACCAACATCAGCTGGACCAAACTCCTTCAATAAAGGAAAGCATGGGTTTTCTGATAACCAGAAGCTatgggaaagaaatataaaatctcatCTTGGAAATGTCCATGACCAAGACAATTAA